The Thamnophis elegans isolate rThaEle1 chromosome Z, rThaEle1.pri, whole genome shotgun sequence genome contains a region encoding:
- the LOC116522662 gene encoding LOW QUALITY PROTEIN: olfactory receptor 10AG1-like (The sequence of the model RefSeq protein was modified relative to this genomic sequence to represent the inferred CDS: inserted 4 bases in 4 codons) — translation MKKDNQSCXNEIVLLGFSDFESMQELLFCLVLMFYLMXLMGNSLILILITLNPTXHTPMYFFLWNLSVLEICYTSTITPKMLVNLLSDNQTISFWGCGCQMCFFILFGLAECCLLCVMSYDRYVAICKPLQYPYIMKYRGCAKLAALSWAIGAFVSLGQSISIFTLPFCGSNGISHFFCDIKHVLKLVSTDTFKDKLASAILTALIILTPLLLILFSYILILSTILKMPGAKNRRKIFSTCSSHLTVVCIFYGTGIVTYIHPNSEYSMDSSRFLALLYTVVTPSLNPXIYSLRNKEMKVAFKKTVARK, via the exons ATGAAAAAAGACAACCAATCCT TGAACGAGATTGTCCTTCTAGGCTTCTCAGATTTTGAGTCCATGCAAGAGCTTCTCTTTTGCCTGGTTCTAATGTTCTACTTGA ACTTGATGGGCAACAGCCTGATTTTGATCCTCATCACTCTCAATCCTA TTCACACCCCAATGTATTTCTTCCTCTGGAACTTGTCCGTTTTGGAAATTTGCTACACCTCCACCATCACCCCAAAGATGCTAGTGAATTTGTTATCAGACAATCAGACTATATCCTTTTGGGGCTGTGGGTGTCAAATGTGTTTCTTCATACTCTTTGGTCTCGCTGAATGTTGTCTTCTTTGTGTCATGTCGTACGACCGCTATGTTGCCATTTGCAAACCCTTGCAATACCCGTATATCATGAAATACAGGGGATGTGCTAAGCTTGCTGCTCTGTCGTGGGCCATTGGTGCTTTTGTGAGTTTGGGACAATCTATTTCCATCTTCACACTTCCCTTCTGTGGATCAAATGGAATCAGCCATTTTTTCTGTGACATTAAGCATGTTCTAAAATTGGTGTCCACCGACACCTTTAAGGATAAACTGGCCAGTGCCATACTAACTGCTTTAATTATCTTGACACCCCTTTTGCTCATCCTTTTTTCCTACATCCTCATCCTCTCCACGATTCTCAAGATGCCTGGAGCCAAAAACAGGCGCAAAATATTTTCCACTTGTTCCTCACATCTCACCGTGGTCTGCATTTTCTATGGAACCGGCATTGTTACCTACATTCATCCCAACTCAGAATATTCCATGGACAGTAGCCGATTCCTTGCCCTGCTCTACACAGTGGTGACCCCAAGTTTAAATC TCATTTACAGCTTGAGGAATAAAGAGATGAAAGTGGCTTTCAAGAAAACTGTAGCAAGGAAATAG